A region of bacterium DNA encodes the following proteins:
- a CDS encoding AAA family ATPase, which yields MKIAISGKGGTGKTTISACISKVYLEKGKRVILIDADPDSNLKSTLNIKEEIIPLIELKEIIAERTGTKPGERAIIFKMNPEVDDIPERFFYRNGNLLVGIMGTVRGGGLGCMCPENAFLKAVIRNLILKRDDVVVLDMEAGIEHLGRGTTEGIDWLLIITEPTEKSIETTERIEKLAKEIKIKKTGVIGNKIESEIEKNFIIEKLKNSEILGYIPYFPEMKKGEIEGKTPWESAPIILNYIKEIVAKMEAKNGR from the coding sequence ATGAAAATAGCAATTTCTGGTAAAGGTGGAACGGGTAAAACAACAATATCTGCTTGTATTTCAAAAGTATATCTTGAAAAAGGAAAAAGAGTTATATTGATTGATGCAGACCCTGACAGTAATTTAAAATCAACTCTCAACATAAAAGAAGAAATCATACCTTTAATTGAATTAAAAGAGATTATTGCTGAAAGGACAGGGACAAAACCAGGAGAAAGAGCAATTATATTTAAAATGAATCCAGAAGTTGATGATATCCCAGAAAGATTTTTTTACAGAAATGGAAATTTACTTGTAGGAATTATGGGAACTGTAAGGGGTGGTGGTCTTGGATGTATGTGTCCTGAAAATGCATTTTTAAAAGCAGTTATAAGGAATTTAATTTTAAAAAGAGATGATGTTGTTGTACTTGATATGGAGGCAGGAATTGAGCATCTTGGAAGAGGAACAACTGAAGGGATTGATTGGTTATTAATTATAACTGAACCAACCGAAAAAAGCATTGAAACGACTGAAAGAATTGAAAAACTTGCAAAAGAAATAAAGATAAAAAAAACTGGTGTAATTGGAAATAAAATTGAATCTGAAATTGAGAAAAATTTTATAATTGAAAAACTAAAAAATTCAGAAATACTTGGCTATATCCCCTATTTCCCTGAAATGAAAAAAGGAGAAATAGAAGGAAAGACGCCATGGGAAAGTGCACCTATAATTTTGAATTATATTAAAGAGATAGTTGCAAAAATGGAGGCAAAAAATGGAAGATAA
- a CDS encoding acetyl-CoA decarbonylase/synthase complex subunit delta, giving the protein MDELKLNYTGKIREIEIGIGEKKIKVGGQNGFNFHYFECEFPNEPIISFEVWDSQPEEWPENCLSPYKDVINDPLSWAKKCVNEYGAKCLTIFLNSTDPNGMNKSASDVRPIVEKIVNGIDVPLIFWGSGNVEKDIEVLKMVCEVASGKNIVVGPVVDKNYKQIGASAIAYKQVVIASTPIDINLAKQLNILLLELGVPENKIIMDPTVGSLGYGIEYTYSVMERDRIAGLLQGDDKLAFPIYCYLSKEVWKIKEVSIPENMDVKLGKEKERGIMFEGITAT; this is encoded by the coding sequence ATGGACGAATTAAAATTGAATTATACGGGAAAAATAAGAGAAATTGAAATTGGTATAGGCGAAAAAAAGATAAAAGTTGGTGGACAGAATGGATTTAATTTTCATTATTTTGAATGTGAATTCCCAAATGAACCTATAATATCTTTTGAAGTATGGGATAGTCAACCTGAAGAATGGCCTGAAAATTGTTTATCTCCTTATAAAGATGTCATAAATGACCCTTTAAGTTGGGCAAAAAAATGTGTAAATGAATATGGTGCTAAATGTTTAACTATATTTTTAAATTCAACAGACCCGAATGGAATGAATAAAAGTGCTTCAGATGTAAGACCAATAGTTGAAAAAATTGTAAACGGGATAGATGTCCCTTTAATCTTCTGGGGAAGTGGAAATGTTGAAAAAGATATAGAAGTTTTAAAAATGGTTTGTGAAGTGGCAAGTGGAAAAAATATAGTAGTTGGACCAGTTGTTGATAAGAATTATAAACAGATAGGTGCTTCTGCTATTGCTTATAAACAAGTGGTAATTGCTTCAACACCGATTGATATAAATCTTGCAAAACAATTAAATATTTTACTTTTAGAACTCGGTGTACCTGAAAATAAAATAATTATGGACCCAACAGTTGGTTCTCTTGGTTATGGAATTGAATATACATATTCAGTTATGGAGAGAGATAGAATTGCTGGACTTTTACAGGGAGATGATAAACTTGCCTTTCCTATTTATTGTTATTTATCAAAAGAGGTCTGGAAAATTAAAGAGGTAAGTATCCCTGAAAATATGGATGTTAAACTTGGTAAAGAAAAAGAAAGAGGTATTATGTTTGAAGGTATAACAGCAACTTT